Part of the Impatiens glandulifera chromosome 8, dImpGla2.1, whole genome shotgun sequence genome is shown below.
CAACCAAGTAGCCCATCAGTAGTGTTGCGTCAATAGTTGTGTTGCGCCAATAGTTGTGTTGCGCCAACAACTGAGTTGCCAACAACAGTGTTACAACAACATATTTGTTGCACCAACAACTGCGCTATCATCATGGTAGCTCATCAGCAGAACTCGATATCAGTCAAGTTCCATGTCAGCTGAATACGACAAAAACgtactgttaggatctaggtagccgctggaggaccgggggttggaccggttagcggttctcactcgaagggtggtggttaatccggttagagattaacaccggggtttcaatactacacaacctgtcacaaacccttgaactaggttcaagcgcggaagaggtttgctttcaggttgaagcgacacacttatatgataggcagaatcggtttcggataatggaggtttgaaaaatggtgggtcggtttcggtaacctggtggtTCGGTATGGATAATATAGAGTAAgtttagagcggtgtagttaaGTTAATGTAAATCGGTTAGACAATGGAGCCGGttgaaagtaaataacaagaccgatgttatggatgttcggagataaaactcttacgtcaccccttcctctcgaaaccgcgagaaggatattcactaaggaatacaaatacaatccgatcgagacttatttcctgctcgataacactcttacaatttacaccgaaattgtaaaacacacactttaacttttagCACTTAGACTTTCTTAGAGAGAGAGCACgctgttttcacttgtaaattaaatgcttgCTGTATGTCACACTTGTCCctcatttactcttcttcaactgccccttttataggtgaaatatgctaacggtcatatttcactgccttgaatctgattggttgagcagggGTGCAgatgttcagtgattcagatctgcggtcgtttcctcagacctgatggtcaacctcagacttggcagtctgttcttccggtatgtaagacagacctgctaggtttgtcatttactcaatgtaggcactgtctattggacagttgtctgtacttggaagatcttctttttgacttatcccgaagtggaaagatccggtaggactgtcttctgtagcctgcagactttcctcagacttgtatggatatggaagtgttcaatctgttcctttggtatcattctcaacagatacccgaattgtcttcttgtactggtcggtcatttgacttaaccggattgcttccggtatgggtgatataaccgaacttcttccggttattcctctgccttgtggctgatcggctgtttgatgattccgattttaagctttggccgatcctttctttgtgcggtcacgttccaagtattcttggttGGTTTActaacttgaccggttagttttctttagccggttcttttgtttgtccggtccggttccttgttcctgcatggaaggtttaatTAAGTTAGGTTTttttgaaccggtctaattttatctaacaatttctccctttttgattattttatttaaaattatcaaaatcatgtaagtttgcaaccgtaggccggttgttttgtttgtccggatttttgaaactgaatTAGGAGagtttttcgaaaaattttgagagaaaaattttggaaaagtcttatcttttatcttatcaatttctccctttttgattattttatttaaaattatcaaaactaagtagagatgcaaaagatgaccggtttcaaaaatagctttatatatatgatagataaccgaaaataacataatatatatataagaatactaagacaagtaaaggaaagagagcccctattccgagtccgagaaaTCATATATGTTCCTCTTTTTCTTCTCCGGTTGCGGTCAACTGGTCGGTTCGGAAACTCGTTGTCTTGTGGATCGAGCCTGCAGGGGTACTTCATCCTCCTCTTTGACTTGAGCTGCCTGCTGCGGTATACTCGTAATGACCGTTTCAGTGACCTCATTGAGCAGGtcggctatttgaactttctttgaAGGTTCCCTCTTTCGCTTTGTCGGAACTGAAACAGAAGAGGCcgcctttttctttttgttgtcGTCTGCGAAGCCTTCCAGACTCCGTCTTTCCCTTTTCTAATCGCGCAgcatccttcgcagcttgagcgACTGCTTTCTTTGTAAGTCCCGGGAACTTGGCCTCTGCCCTTCGAAGTCGCTCGgcgtcctcttcttcttcggtaAGTAGGGATGATCGCGGTGCCTCCTTCTCTTTACTTGCTTCGGCGTCCAGCTCATCCTGGACCTTCTTAGCCGCTTGGGCATCAGCCTCTACAGCCGCGACATCCGCATTTATCTTAGCCCTCAGCAGTTCGGCAACTTGTTTGGAAAGCGCCTTGAGTTCGGCCTCGAGaccctcatttttcttctcaagttcggagacccgtccgagtgttgtgccgaccaggtCCTCAGCAACCTCCGCCaatcgttgatcggtctctctttcaagccggcCAAAGTCCTGTTTTATCTCGGAAGTCGTATCTTCCAAAATCATGGTTCGCTTTAGGTGTTTGCTGCGCAGAACCGCCTCTTCCTGTTGATCTTCATCGATTTCTGAGAACCGTTCTTTCGTTCCCTCCAAATGTTGCCATGTGGTGTTggcgaacttgagtgccgagcCAACGGTTCTCTGGAATCTCTCCCTCAATGGCTGAACCgcggagtcttcaaactcttgaatacgGCTATCAACCCGTTCTGTTATTGAGTCTTCAAACCTTTGAAGACGGCTCTCAACCCATTCCTTTGTGAAGTCTGAttcggagacttccggttgtgtAAGTGGAGATTGCCCGGTGAGAAGAGGATCCGCCCTTTCATCGGATTCTTTTGATGCCGCATTCTCCCTTAGAGGTGTTGGACAGTGATCCGGACTCGTTTCGATCcggggagcagtatagaccggtatttCCCTTTGACTGTACATTGCCTCCAGCCGGTCAATTTCTTGAATAAGGTCTCCTTttgctttttcaagcctttctaACACCCGCGGTGTTAAGGTGTCTTCCGGTCCCACCTCTTCGAACTTCTCCGTAATCTTCCGGATGCGTGTGGTTAGCTTCCGTAGTTGTACCTGTGGTTTTAAGAGGTAGGTTCGGTGTAATACCTCTTCAAttgtattggattttgtgagatTCATGATCACGTCCTCCACTTCCTTCAGTCTATGGATGCATTCCACGTCTTTGTAGCCCGGTAGGATTTGCCTATACGGCTCGCCGAATCGATGCTCGTGCCATTCCAGGTATAACTCCTCAATTGTCTCGGCTCGCTGTTTGGCGCCCTTTAGGAGTTTCAGAGTTACCCTATCGGCCTCtacttcttcggcctcctcatTATCTTTGTCGCCGCCTTCATCACCGGCTTCTTCACCACCTTCTTCACCATCCTCTTCACCACCCTCTTcaccaccctcggtggtctcagggttggtgtCAGGTCCGGCATTATCGGGGCTCTGGCCCGAATGCTCTTCTTCATTGGCCGATCTTTCATCATCGGTCTTTTCTGTATCGGTTCTTTCAGAGTGGGAAGCCGATTCTTCATCCTCCGTTTGCTGCGGCGGTTCCGAGAAAGTgactttctcttttcctttgctttcgGCCTTTTCTTTGGCTGGGGCCGCTTTCTTGCCGGTTgccttctttcggccacctgtggaaccgggggccggctgcttccgtTCCAGGAATTGTTTGGACCGTATCAGGCTTCTTGAGGAGACGGTGATGCCCGGACCAATGTTGAGGTTATGATGAAGGAATATCTTTCCGagaggaacggcgtatccccaagaccggtttgagtccggtttcaccatgtccattAAGTTGTGGAACACCGCTTTTGCCCAGTTAACCTTTGTTCCCTCTATCAGGCCGACcagcattctgattttgtctTTAGTGAGGCTGCtatagtttcctccccttgccagaatcgcccttgcgaagatgtcacagattgggatatactccggtttcaacgttgatttgctaccggatacttttatcggctccttagtCGCCGAGAGTATCTGGCAGGCTGCCTCAAAAGTCTTAAGCTCTATGTCTGCGGTTGCATCCTGACCGGTTTttggaaggcgcaggctctttgccaccgatgcctcggtgagctctatttcagtaccgcatacagttgcggtgatTTTGTCATCAGAGATAGTCGCGGTGTTGAAAAATTcctcgaccgcatctttgtagagaacatgaggaccgccaagaaaatattccagaccggttttggctacccggtcaataacctccTTTGCCTCGCGCGTGCCTTtttgtcggatttcctcgaaatccacctgagttAGGTGCTTAAACAAAGCCGAATGGCGTCCCATcttagagagtttgagagagtttgagaaataACCGTTTcagagagtttgagagcttagagagagaaagtagtttcgcgtgagaatgaaataaaatgaccgagagtcccttttatagatgcggtttggaagcccaaccgtcccatcaacattgggcgggagttttccctccaagttgAAAGGAGCgacaaaccatgggcgggagtGAAAAGCCGCCAAtccgtgggcggtaaaccagggggcgggagttttgggcgggaaatttccctccaaaagttttGCTTTTGTCATTAATGACGCAACCCTCTTTCGAGACCGATTGGTGTTCCGGTTTCTAAGTTTAACCGAGTATTTAGAGTGAGTAGagttttgcaatcttttgagtttgagcGGTTTTTCTTTGAAGCCGGATAGGAACGCGGTTGTTTTGATAGTGTTAATCAGTTACTTAGATATTTTAGATGTTAAGAAAactcggtcatttaaactgaaatgagattgtattgaagaaacATTGCAGAAAGAAGACCGACAGATAAATCGGTATTGAACTAAGCATACATAAGCAATGAAAAGGTACAGCCTATGGAGGAGACATTCTGGAAATTCTTTCCTCCACCGAATCCCTGTCAAGGATGTTTGAAGAagaagccggtgtgcccggtccaaactctggccggtatgTGAGAATCAGCTTACTTATATgtggtgcataaccgagacctttcttggtcagcaccatgttcttcaagttttggaatatgaccgttgacaaGTTGATGGCCGTCTCGCCAACAATGTGAGTCATTATGTTGTAGGTATTTCTAGAGTACCGTTGATTCGGTGACTGACATAGGATAGACCGAGTCACGATCTCGAGAAGAAGTTGACCGTGACTAGCGAGTTGGGTTTTTGACCCATAGTGTTCCACCGGATAAATGGTGGCCGAGAGGTATAGTGCGTGctcaaatcccgcaaggtcctCTATTGTTGGAAAGTTAGAGAATCCTTCCGTGGGTAGGCCGAATAGTGAAGCAAATTCAGATTCATCAATCCAGAAGGTGTGGTCTCTTACTGTAGAGACGATGTAatttcccctgatgcaggcgcttcgaaagaaggccttgacatcctccaagagaatgggaccgGCCTCTTCGAGGAAGGGTCGAAGACCGGTTGCAGTGAGAGATTGAAACATAACCTCCTTTTCAAGATTTCCATCCCATTCTTCCATACAGGAGTGGAAGTCAACGCTCAAaaagtttcccaaagttcggctcggcatgattacggTATTGAGAGAGATGGAATTTAAGAGATTTCAGAAGTGTTTTATGCTTTAGGATGTGGTAAGTTGATTAGaagatggctccttatatagggtcggttttggagggaaaacataaGCTTTGattgtcagttttgttttattagacaagagaatctttatgtttccaaggtgtATTGGGAAGAGGCAGATTGCGGAGCCCGAGGTAGgtattagttgagaagtaaccaagttagttggatattaaatgtttaggtggttgggggttatctcattaattaaggattcctttttcattaattgcaagaacataaccgagattaatCAAAGGAGACCGAAAGCAACATAGATAGTGCCGAAAAAGGCATGAGTAATAACGAAGAAAGCATAGAATCAAAAGGAACATAAGTGAAACCGAAGAGGACATAGATCAAGCCGAAACGATCAAAGATAGGTTGGATAAGGATgcacccggtgcatgaagcaaaacgaccgggtgcaggaaggagtgacttagtgtTCATGAgagttgacgacaccgttgCGATTATTGCggcggtttcttctcctccaagctctctcgaaccgctcataaaaagagtcggttacttctttagtcagcacttgggcttggttcaaGCCTTCTCCAGGACAGGTTggaacaccaagctccacaagaaggCAGCTTAGTTGAGGGATTAAGCCGATTGAACGGATACCAACCATCCAGATGAGGACGTCAAACAGCACTctggaccagttcaccggtgtgccggtgattatagccgccatcatgttgaaggtcgAGTTACAGTATGTATTTGTGACATCTCTCCCGAAGATGCTCctaccgatcacatcattgaggagctgatattcagctctcaagtcTGATTTTGTACCGTGatcctcaaccggttcgtcagacCGTGCGAGGGTGATGGAGATCTCGGCCTTTATGTTCGCCGGCACATTGAGATCTGTCAACCCTTGCTTGGCAGGCTAAAACATCGTGCAAAGTCTCTCTCGGTGAAATCAAAGACGATACCTCCCACTTTAGATTGAATGtgagtttcaaagtggggggtcCCCCTGAATACCCTGGCGTGATAGAAAAACTCTAGTATTGATTCAGGATAAATGGTGTGTTTGTCgtccaggaagtaccgaagaccggtatcttccagggatttgatcatcttatacacctcatagtgctctgtgcttgaacaggattgaaaatcaacctaaAGGATGTTGGGGAACTGAgatatttttgtcttagtgagagaataatcttttgtcttgtgagtgttttggtgaatgtttgatttacttaaatactagtttggggattatcctattgtccaggtattaaTGGGAagatatctattaactgcaggataaatatgtattgcatgaaataggtatgtttgcagtctagggtgttggtcatagacctggactgtgaaagatatcaacagatcttcacgtctttttaggtgtgaccagtttactttgaaagggcaatgtttcagaacagatatctttaaacactgataattattccacttctgtttggaattcaaataatctaggatgacctgcttccaaaccggtcagtcatcagttgttcatcccgatgcggttatttggtgcatacaccaagtagccggtcggtttactctatctgatgaactgggcggttcttccataggtaacttggaaatttgaagtccaacagtttaggaggaactaccggttttgtctgtccgaatcggtttccctttaagcatccttagggaggatctgactaatgtcggttaaaccgagagtaagtctgaattgagagaacttagcttcctgtagaggcttcgtgaagatatcggctacttgttggtcagtcgatacgtattccagccggatatgcttcagcgtgacatgttccctgatgaagtggtgccttatgtcaatatgcttagtcatagagtggagaaccggattgtaagtaattgctatggcactcgtgttgtcacagaagatcggtgactcttcggctgtgacaccgaagtccttcagttgttgttgtaTCCAAAGTAattgtgaacagcagcttccggccgccaggtattcagtttctgcagtggatgtggtcaccgatgtctgtttcttgctatgccatgagacaagccggtcacctaggaactgacatgttccgctggtactttttctgtcgatcttacagcctgcatagtctgcatctgagtaactcgttagattaaaagacgaatcctttggataccacagaccgacatcaagtgtgccctttagatacttcagtatcctctttgcggctgtgtagtgggattgttttggatttgcttggaatctcccacacacaccgactgcaaacaaaatgtccggtctactcgctgtcaaaTATAggagggaaccgatcatgcctcggtatgcgatctggtctaccgattggccctcatcatctctgtccagtttaatcgatgagctcattggagtagccgccgaggagcaagtgtccatcccgaacttctttagtagctccttggtgtacttaggttggctaatgaatgttccttctttgagttgtttgacctgaagacctaggaagaaacttaattctcccatcatactcatttcaaacttgtcagtcatcatttttgaaaatttatcacatagcttaggatcagtggaaccgaaaatgatatcatctacatagatttgaacaagtaggatatgttccttcttttcaaatttaaacaatgttttatccaccgaaccgatggtgaaatcatgttgtaatagaaatgcggttagtgtgtcataccaggctctaggtgcttgctttagaccgtataaagcctTATTTAATCGGTagacatggtttggaaatgcagcactcttgaaaccgggtggttgttcaacatacacctcttctcgtaggtcaccgttcaagaatgcacttttaacatccatttgaaaaaccttaaagtttttgaaagcagcaaaggcaagaaaaattctaatggcttcaatcctagctataggagcaaatgactcttcaaagtcaataccttcttcctgtttgtaaccttgtgccactaatctggctttgttcctcgtgaccaaaccgtcctcattgagtttgtttctaaatacccatcttgttcctatgaccgattgatccttcggtctagggactaggtaccagactttactactctcgaactggtttagctcttcttgcattcccaagatccaatccggatctgacaatgcttcatctattcttttcggctcaatctaggatataaaggcggaattaaagtatccttccagaagttgtcccctagttcgaacaggttctgaagggttacctataatttgctcaggaggatgtttactgtttcttctgagattcagttcagggatgtctaccaaatcaccatttacttgatcaaggctagacatgtcggtaggctgaacaggattgtcagaccgaccgacttcctcggattggacccgaagtgtcagcttcctgttgtggaacagcttgatccggctgggtttcaatgttacccatttggtcatggacaaaccgcctgaagactgGAGTCTCATCCTCActgtcagaatggatattgttattttccaatctgttgtgtagatcaaagcatgaagcagtattgctttcaaccgattcatcgaaaacaacgtgaattgtttcctccatggttgcagttctattattatatactctatatgctttacttactgctgagtatcctagcatgatcccggtatcggtttttgcatcaaaagcagtgagttgggtcttaccatttatatgtatataacacttacaaccgaaaatcctgaggtacttaagtttgggaaccctgttaaaataaacctcatacggtgttttgtcgtgaaatttgtttattaaagactggttttgtgtataacatgcagtgttgatagcctcagcccaaaatttctgagcaatgccggaatcggctatcatggaccgtgcggcttccttgagagtccggtttcttctctcggccaggccattttgttgaggagtcctagcactagaaaACTCTTGTCTAAtgtcggattcatcaagatatgtggttaatgtactattggtaaattcggtacctcgatcacttcgaatgctattaatgcgagttgatttttcattttacaggcgcttaagaagtgtaatcaggtttgatacggtttcacgtttagatggtagaaatattacccatgtaaatctagaataatcatcaataactaccatggtgtagagcatacctaCTAGGCTAAtaacctgaattggtccaaataaatccatgtgaagaaggtctaagcatcggctagattggatatttcctttactcttaaaggttgacct
Proteins encoded:
- the LOC124913183 gene encoding coiled-coil domain-containing protein 27-like, which translates into the protein MLVGLIEGTKVNWAKAVFHNLMDMPAPGSTGGRKKATGKKAAPAKEKAESKGKEKVTFSEPPQQTEDEESASHSERTDTEKTDDERSANEEEHSGQSPDNAGPDTNPETTEGGEEGGEEDGEEGGEEAGDEGGDKDNEEAEEVEADRVTLKLLKGAKQRAETIEELYLEWHEHRFGEPYRQILPGYKDVECIHRLKEVEDVIMNLTKSNTIEEVLHRTYLLKPQVQLRKLTTRIRKITEKFEEVGPEDTLTPRVLERLEKAKGDLIQEIDRLEAMYSQREIPVYTAPRIETSPDHCPTPLRENAASKESDERADPLLTGQSPLTQPEVSESDFTKEWVESRLQRFEDSITERVDSRIQEFEDSAVQPLRERFQRTVGSALKFANTTWQHLEGTKERFSEIDEDQQEEAVLRSKHLKRTMILEDTTSEIKQDFGRLERETDQRLAEVAEDLALSKQVAELLRAKINADVAAVEADAQAAKKVQDELDAEASKEKEAPRSSLLTEEEEDAERLRRAEAKFPGLTKKAVAQAAKDAARLEKGKTESGRLRRRQQKEKGGLFCFSSDKAKEGTFKESSNSRPAQ